A window of Chaetodon auriga isolate fChaAug3 chromosome 2, fChaAug3.hap1, whole genome shotgun sequence contains these coding sequences:
- the LOC143339615 gene encoding guanylin-like: MRVLGVVLVLVLCVCRGAAGVQVKVGDRSFPLEAAKQLKRLMDLDADVSPHLSETTVVAACVNPLLPQIFRPVCQGKGAGLIFSRLVYIITPVDPCEICANPSCYGCLN, from the exons ATGAGAGTGCTCGGCGTTGTCCTTGTtctggtgctgtgtgtgtgcagaggagctgcaggtgtgcaggttaAG GTTGGAGACAGGAGCTTCCCTTTGGAGGCAGcaaagcagctgaagaggcTGATGGATCTGGACGCCGACGTGAGCCCTCACCTCTCTGAGACGACCGTTGTGGCCGCCTGCGTCAACCCTCTGCTGCCGCAGATCTTTCGGCCGGTGTGTCAAGGGAAGGGAGCAGGCCTCATTTTCTCCAGACTCG TGTATATCATCACACCTGTGGATCCTTGTGAAATATGTGCCAACC
- the LOC143333718 gene encoding guanylate cyclase activator 2B-like, whose product MKAALAIIAVLVLALGWTSEAVLVEENGLSFSLEAVKRLQELTESSSVRGQQSPRLRASTVSLCADPMLPQEFLPICKQRGASASLARLAMVPMDVCEICAFAACTGC is encoded by the exons ATGAAGGCCGCGCTCGCCATCATCGCCGTGCTTGTCCTGGCTCTCGGCTGGACGTCCGAGGCCGTGCTGGTCGAG GAGAATGGATTGTCTTTCTCACTGGAAGCCGTCAAGAGGCTTCAGGAGCTGACggagagcagcagtgtgagggGACAGCAAAGCCCACGACTGAGGGCAAGCACCGTGTCCCTCTGTGCCGACCCCATGCTCCCACAGGAGTTCCTGCCAATCTGCAAGCAGAGGGGGGCATCTGCGTCCCTCGCCAGACTAG CTATGGTTCCCATGGACGTCTGTGAGATCTGCGCATTTGCTGCCTGCACCGGCTGCTAA